Proteins from a genomic interval of Tenacibaculum sp. SZ-18:
- a CDS encoding class I SAM-dependent methyltransferase, protein MSNSIFRKDGTAQGVAKQRFIESLAKPHKRIIYDPYADKFVLGSSLIKLMGHKLSVWITKQFAPGFHEHLISRTRFIDDLVKNAANKGFEQYVILGAGYDLRAHRLNLPSTLKIFEVDQKEVQNRKRTKLTSNIPNFENIKYVSIDFNNQSLKKELLGAGFDVCKSAIFTLEGVSQYISKEALKSTLEEIEELTKNTNAIFYISYVDIQLKEDPKLCFGKDYPYPKEKVKTVMNLAAKVGEPWISFYSPMEIKEILSKHGFTLIEDKTLVDFNSEYFIPVGRKLSDSELFNLEHSVHAERKQLVTKSKLH, encoded by the coding sequence ATGAGTAACTCAATATTTCGGAAAGATGGAACAGCCCAAGGTGTTGCAAAACAGCGTTTTATTGAGTCGCTAGCTAAACCTCATAAACGTATTATATATGACCCCTATGCAGATAAATTTGTACTTGGCTCGAGTCTGATAAAACTAATGGGTCATAAACTGAGCGTATGGATTACTAAACAGTTTGCACCTGGTTTTCACGAACACCTTATTTCTCGAACACGATTTATTGATGATTTAGTAAAAAATGCAGCGAATAAAGGGTTTGAACAATATGTTATTCTCGGTGCAGGATATGATTTAAGAGCACATAGGCTCAATCTTCCATCTACATTGAAAATATTTGAAGTGGACCAAAAAGAAGTTCAAAATAGAAAGCGAACAAAACTTACTTCAAATATTCCCAATTTTGAAAATATAAAATATGTGAGCATAGATTTTAATAATCAATCACTTAAGAAAGAGCTTTTAGGAGCTGGATTTGATGTATGTAAATCAGCCATTTTTACCCTTGAAGGTGTTTCGCAGTATATTTCAAAGGAAGCATTAAAATCAACCTTAGAAGAAATAGAGGAACTCACAAAAAACACGAATGCTATTTTTTATATTTCATATGTAGACATTCAGTTAAAGGAAGATCCCAAACTTTGCTTTGGTAAGGATTATCCTTACCCAAAAGAGAAGGTAAAAACAGTTATGAACTTAGCGGCAAAAGTAGGAGAACCTTGGATATCCTTCTATTCGCCAATGGAAATAAAAGAAATCCTTTCAAAACATGGATTTACGCTAATTGAAGACAAAACTCTGGTTGATTTCAATTCAGAGTATTTTATTCCTGTCGGTAGAAAACTGTCCGATAGCGAATTATTTAATCTGGAACATTCAGTACACGCTGAAAGAAAACAGCTTGTAACTAAATCTAAACTGCATTAA
- a CDS encoding extracellular catalytic domain type 1 short-chain-length polyhydroxyalkanoate depolymerase yields MIQARKKALFFAILLITLGSCKNAETNNSESCYLNSNVKTLVHDGLNREYLCYIPSSYDGTSAVPLMLNFHGFGGSASDYMQEADMRSLAESETFILVYPQGSCLDGSSHWNACSNGGDNKSDADDFGFIESIINEISSQYNINMERIYAAGYSNGGMMAYGLANYKSDLIAAVASVSGAMLDCTGATNHPMPVVHLHGTSDAVIPYNGGNGWNSVQSTLDYWINFNNTNISPTITVDNSGGITIEHYVYDQGDGLVSVEHYKYIGGDHVWFNSTFQDQNTSALVWNFVSRYDINGLR; encoded by the coding sequence ATGATTCAAGCTAGAAAAAAAGCTTTATTTTTTGCTATTCTACTAATAACTCTGGGTAGTTGTAAAAATGCTGAAACAAACAATTCAGAGAGTTGCTATTTAAATTCCAATGTAAAAACCTTAGTTCACGACGGTCTCAATAGAGAGTATTTGTGTTATATACCTAGCTCATATGATGGGACATCCGCTGTTCCATTAATGTTAAATTTTCATGGATTTGGTGGTAGTGCAAGTGATTACATGCAAGAAGCAGATATGCGTTCCTTGGCAGAATCAGAAACTTTTATTTTGGTCTATCCACAAGGAAGTTGTTTAGATGGCTCTTCTCACTGGAATGCTTGTTCAAATGGAGGGGATAATAAAAGTGATGCTGATGATTTTGGTTTTATTGAATCAATAATTAATGAAATTTCATCGCAATATAACATAAACATGGAAAGAATTTATGCTGCTGGATATTCAAATGGAGGTATGATGGCATATGGGCTTGCGAATTACAAAAGTGACTTAATTGCTGCAGTAGCATCTGTTTCTGGTGCAATGTTAGATTGTACGGGAGCTACAAACCATCCTATGCCAGTAGTCCATCTTCACGGTACCTCCGACGCAGTTATACCCTACAATGGAGGTAATGGCTGGAATTCTGTACAAAGTACATTAGACTATTGGATAAATTTCAACAACACAAATATTAGCCCAACAATAACTGTTGATAATAGTGGAGGAATTACAATTGAGCATTATGTCTATGATCAGGGAGACGGCTTAGTTTCTGTTGAGCATTACAAATATATCGGAGGAGACCATGTTTGGTTTAATTCAACTTTTCAAGATCAAAACACATCTGCATTGGTTTGGAATTTCGTATCACGATATGACATAAATGGATTGAGATAA